DNA from Ziziphus jujuba cultivar Dongzao chromosome 2, ASM3175591v1:
CAAAACCTGTTTGGGGGACATGGATTCATTTACAGAGGACGGGCAACTTCCCACAACTCTGACTTGTCTTGACCTTAATGATCTTCCAAAGCTTAAGTCCTTGAATGGAAAGGCTCTGCGAGACCTTGTCTTCCTTCAACAAAGGACCATTGATTTTAGCGGTGGGGTGCAATGCTTGCCAGAAGAAGGGCTGCCAGATTCTCTTTCTGAATTGAATAAGCAAGGGTGTCATAGTTCGGTTGCTGACCGGTGCAAGAGAGATACAGGGGAGGAAATTGCACACATCGCTCACGTCAACATTTGGCCTTGTAAGTAATTTCAATATTAGTTCCTTTTTCctgatttgattttatatacgTACACTACTTATGTTCTGTTTGTTCCAAACATAAACATATCCAATTCCTGTATATGTCATGTATGTATCACTTTAGTCTTTGTACGTTGTTGGTTGTTTCCACTTGTCCttgtttgataaatatattttttattttttttccccctttttctgTAATATTCATGCCATTCTATATGTTATATACGTATCATTAGTGTAAttaacataataaatttatttctttacaTGATGGAATGCAATCGCAATTACAGTCTCATCCAATTTGTTTTCGAGCATGATTCCTTGAATTTTAATGCTTTTCAGCCAAATCGGACTACGAGATATAATGAAAACGTCTCTCCTTAGGTATTACTATTCTTTTCTAATACAATCATTTACATATTGCTgttagcttttctttttctttacaaaattcTACTTTTTAGATGAATTCTATCTGATCATGTGAAtttctataaataataattccttCTGCCATTTAAAGACCCTTAATGAATTTATATGAGGTTAAAATTCAAACCATTCAACAGCATTTCATTTTGTCCATCTCGCACAACCTAATGATTATTTTCCTTGGATTCCAAGTTCTCTATAGCAGTTACAATGTTGGAAGCATAAGTGCTGTCATTCACCATAGCTGCTGATTCAGTACTGCCaagctttttggtttttatattcAGTTCTAGCTCTTCGTGCATTTGAATGTTCAGTTCTAgctcaaaattttcttcaaaacatGCTCTTTTTGAATGAAGGGTTTAAAAtggtttatataattttagtacACTCATGCCTAGCATAGTAGCTCTTGGATCctataattaaactaaaataaatccCAATTAGTTGAAAAAGATGCAGAGAATATCTTATGTTAATTTAGACCAGCGAATCTGGTGACCCTGAAATTGTAGCctctattgaagaaattctctcCTCTCCAAAAAGTCTCAGGTAGAAATAAAAAGCATTTGGAAATTGGAAACCTTTTATGTGAAGATAGATATTTTATATAGCTCCAAACTTCtttaaatgtgaaaaataaGTAGAATTCAAAGCattgtatttgatttattatattcagGGAAAATTTTTGCTTACACATactcaaaatgaaattttgatcTCTTGCAGATACACTAGGCACCTCTAACCTTCAGTATATATAACTGCTTCTTTTCTCTAGATTCTTCCACTGCGTTGACTTCTCCTTTCAATCTGTCTTATGGATTCTCATATATCTACCATGTgccaagaaggtgaagctgATCTAGAAGTTGCCAACTTTCCCTTGCCTTGATCTTCCACTCTTGCCATTTGGAAGCtctgataaatttatattaagttGTAAGACAAGAATTCTTTGAATATGCTTGTCAAGAACCATCTTTCATTGTCTgagattttgattttctcttaTGAATTGAAGATACCAAAAGATAGTATACTAATTAAAGTAAACATTGGAGTTGTTTACAGATTTGTTTTGTAAAACAAGTATGGATTTGTTTGAGGTTTAGATATTTGATGCAAATATAGGGCCATTCAATGTTCTGTTATGTCATGGTACCGTGCTAGTGAGTTGTTTACGGCAATAACTATATTGTTGCACTGTGTATGAAAAGAAGTAACAAGGCACTCTACCATATGCTTAAGATTTAGTACTTATGTCATGTTTTTCTGCATCGAAAATTTAGGTAGATATCATAAGCTGATAATATACAATGGCACTTGGAAGAGAGCTAAAATTTAATCACTAActttttacttaaatttttaattgttatgacTTCTTTGACATTTGAAATTTACTATCATCTCTCATACAATGGCATGGATCCTGATTTTCGAGTTCTTGTCCCAAAGAGTAGGAAGCAGGCGGAGCATTATATAGGTTGTACAAAGTATAAATCAACTTCCTTTATGCTCGTCATTTTCATTGACTGAGCCATGGATTTACTCCAAGAAACTGTGACGCAAAAGGGATTCGACAAAGTATTGTTTGTACAAACTTCCTGGTTTACTTTTTGGTACTTTGTTCAGTTGGTCTGTAAACTAATAATGTTTGTATAATAGATCATTGGAACTAGCAATTTGACTTGATGATTGTATTACGCAGGAACCAATCCCTGTTACTCAACTTGTGAGGGAAACTGCTGCTGTTATCCAGGAGTTTACTTAGTTAGGGTAATTTTCGATCCTTTCATGTTTTCCCTTATTTCTATCAGTTGTTTGTATGCATAGGAGATTTATCTGTTTTATGTTGGGTTTTTATAGACCTAAGTCTTTCTAAGTATGCTTATGTTTGGTTTCTGCGACAACCCATATAGTCAATCTTCTAAAgggaaattataaaagaaatactattcaaattaaaaaggaaaaaggtagAAAAGGAATATAAtggtgtaaaaaaataataataataaaagataaacgAAGTTGACAGGATTTGAGTTGGAGGCTATTTGGTGACTTGTGTCTTGTTTGGTGTGTTGGATAAGTAGGTCAAATTGAATTGGCCGCACTAGTTAGTAGTTTTACCCATCTCTGATGCGGGCTTTGATTTGGCCAGTACAATCCCCTGTCAGATAATCTCTCCTTTAATgttttgttattctttttttattcttttattttttttccccctctgtTTCCAGGATTCTGATTTCTCCTTTTCTGTAATGTAGTGGCTCATTTGCATATACTGTGGTTGCATGTgcgtttttttaaaatatgaaaaaaacaaaaaattccagAATCTCCTACAATTCATATTTTGCTGTAGGTGGACCCACCTGGTTCATACTTTTTCTGGAAAGCTTCAGTAATGGGGAAATATGTCTCGAATGCAAAGACATTTCTTGGGAAGAGGTGAGTTAAGAGTAAAGTATATGATATCGTAGTAAATTGCTCAAGAGTATGTTGTAGATGGTAGATTAAGTTATGTATTTTCGTTTCACTTCCTTATTAAGTCTACATGTTTTTCAATGAAGTATTTTGAATATGTTGCTTTTTGATTGTCTTGTAGTTATGTAACAAAGTCATATATTTGattctattttgttcattcTAAGTTCTTTATACGATTGTTATGGTCCCGCTTCAGATGGTTTTCACGGTTCAACTTGATACTTTTAAAGGTATACCGATGACATGATGCTCGATCATGCTGCTCGTACGGCAATGTCTAACCTTGAAGTAAGGGTATGTATTTACCTTATATGTTTCTGCACTAAAATATGACCGTTGAAGTATAATATATGAAGTCATCTATCATAAGTTGCATGGAACTGAGATGTAAGAAATAGAACAGTTTCGTTGCAAAAGAATCTTCTTTGACATCTCTAATCCTTGCCATTTGCCAAAGCTTCAGTTCAGGCTTGGTTTCCATAATTATGCAGGGCGATATTCTCATGGAAGCGCAAGTTTCATGTCTAGCTAACTCAAAACAAGCAGTGGGTTTTGGAAGAGAGCATttggggggagagagagagagaaagagagagagagagagacagagacagagacagagctATTTTGCAGTGCCTAGCCAGCTCTGTATCTTCTTTGTAATATTGAAGTGCAACGAGCTTGATGGTGGTTGGGATTCCCGATACGAAATCAGTATCTCACTTTAagcaagaagaaagaaaaaataaataataacgaTGGAAAATGTTACTCAGCTAGCACAATTCACGGTTGGGCTGGTACCATTCAAGAGTTGCCACATGGCGGTGTGGACCCATTGCTCTAAGTGAGCTttgtaattgttgttgttaGGTCTGGGTTTTCTAATGTCCAACCACTGGCTACTCAACATTACTCAGAAATCAAGCTGGCTTCATTAGTTAAATtccccttccttttttttttttggttttttgcccCCTCAAATTTTAACACTTTATACTTGATACCCTCTAGTTTCATGGTATTgcgattttggtttttttgttttaaaatctaCCATATTAAGCCTTTTATTTATAGATTTGATACAAAGATCCAATTGAATAGGATGccgaaaatatatttgatataatttaatggTCTAACatgatatattaaattatatccaTTAAATTGCGTATTTTAAAACCTATATATTATGTTTGCCGTTATtaatctgaaaaaaaataaatttgcagTTAATTGACAAAATAGTGAGTtagattattaatattaaaaaaatcaggTGTGACAATTGCGTTTAATCATTTTTCTTACCGAACGCACATTCGATATTATAATGTATAAGTTGCTTTTTTAAAATTGGTTCATTGAGTTGATCCGTTTGTGTGACAACTGCTTTGGAGTTATCAAGATGCTACATAAATTGTGAAAAAGCTTccgcaaaatatatataaaaaatttgccCCTGTTAGTAAATTAAGGCATCTTAGGAATGCCAACCCAACTTCATGAGAATGGGACCCAAAAGTAGAGACGGGAAAAGAAAAAACGACCAAAAAAAGTAAGATAAGCATCTTCTTTTCTTGCTGCTGAATTACGCGTGCTTATTCATTATGCACTAATCACAATTTAAGGAATAAaggtaataataaaaaggaagagCACTTAGCAAAGCCAACATTGACCAAAGAAACAACTTTAAGATTTAACAAGCATAAAGCTCTTCCTGATTCTACTTCCATACAACACAACACAGCCCAAACTCACTCTTGCTGATCAGTTGCTTTACATCTTTCTGTTTGCAATTCAAGAGCTTGCTTTCCATATCCATGGCTGAACTGATTGCTGGAGCCTTTTTCACCGCTTCTTTTGAGCGGTTCTTTAATATGATTCTTTCTGGAGACATTCTCAAATTTGTTAGTGGAAAGAAACTCAATGATGGGATGCTCAAGAAGTTCAAGACCATGTTGCTGTCTGTTAGGGCACTACTGAATGATGCTGAGAAGAAGCAAATATCCGACCCAGATGTGAGGCAGTGGCTGGATGAGCTCAAAGACACAATTCAGAATTTTATAGAATCTATATAAATCTGATGTTATTCAATTATGACTTTTTAAAAGTTCATAAAAATCTGttggtatttaaaaagttattaatttagaaggattttataaattgatggatttgattggattttgagaCATTAGATATAAATACTCAAGCCTTTCACAAATCCAGTCTCCACCCCAAAGATTTCATCGGATTGTAAAACACAAAACATTGAGTGAGACCCTGCTTTGAGATAGAACAAAGAACGAAGAACAGACGGACAAACCTAACCCGCTGGATGAATAGTCGAACAAAACTGGCGAATTGACGGTAACCAAAACAATGATCCTTCTTGTGGGTTCTCTCCCCGTGCTTCCTTGGTTGATCTGATTTTTTGGGTATGATTCaatttttctgctttttttGCATTATCCTTCTATTGTTTGATAAAAACCCAAATCAATGTTGTGAAAGTTTTGAATTTCAAGTGAGAAgttttgagttaaaaaaaaaaaaaaagagagtgagaAAATTTCTAAAGAACGTATCTGTTATCTGCTATCTGCTATtgtaaatatattcatatatgttgtATATATGTTTAGCCCTAGtgtaaaaagaaatagaaggtTGTGAAGCCGTACTTTAGTGCCAATTAACTTGTTCTTTTGAAGCATTATTAACAGTACATGTCCACCATCTTTATACATAATCTCCATCGATCTTTTCCAGCACAGCCCCCCCTCTTCCTTGAGCCATAAACACATAGACGAAAGCcccaacacccccccccccccaacacaCACACAGACGAAAGCAAGAGCATAGAAACAACTGCCAGATGATAAAAATTTTGAGGGGTTAGTTTTTAGGAGGGTAAAGATCATCTCTGATCAATGTATTTTCTTtgtacccaaaaataaaaaataaaaaataaaaaataaaaaaaggaaacagatGGATAGTGATGATCACCATCtctgaagaaaggaaaaaaatggttGGTAGATTAGGCATAATGAATGTGTATGTCAGAAGCTAGCCTCACAATTTtccatcaattaataaatttatatagctttgaaaaaaaaaaaaaaaagagttggtGGATTAGGCACAATGAGTGTTCACGTCAAAAGCTAGCCACACAATTTtctatcaattaataaatttatattataatatatatatatatatatatatatagtttcttgTACTTAATTAAACACACTTCCCCAAGAATTTGTGCTTTGGTTACTGTTTCCACTATGAGTGACTGATTTGGTGTtccatcattattattgttatatatatatatacttcttgTACTAATTTAACACACTTCTCCAAAAAGTTGTGTTTTGGTTTCTGTTTCACTGTGAATGGCTGACCATGTTTAGTGttccatcattattattatttgttacgaAAATATTACTGCCTACTtgcacttaaaaaatatatactatgcTATAGTACTACAtgttcatgcatatatatatatatatatataatttcagaaaaaattagaaaaatacattATTGTTTGGTTGTAGTTAATAGTCTTTTAAAATGCATTATGAATCtaatatgatttattaaatatttttaatctgattttatattttgatgagtTAGAATGTGAATATTGATCttgtttattatatgtttaatttataatatatatatatatatatatatatgtgattcaACTATTCATGGGCTTTATATTTAGATATTCATTGTTACAATGGGAGATTCACAATGAAAAGGTAAAACTGCATATAACACATGGACCTCACAAGAGAGTAATATGTTGTTGGAACTGATGGTTGATGCTGCTAATCGTGGATGGCGTGATAATAATAGTGTATTTAGCAAACTAACTGTAGAAAGTAAGATACTTCCTACGCTAAATGAAgcacttggatgtaataaaaattattctcAATATCAGAGTCGCTTGAAATGGTTTAAAACGCATTATCAAACATTTTCTCAACTCATGTGTTTCAACTCTGGTTTTGGATGGGATGCAACCACACAAAGATTCACTGCCACAGATGAAATATGGGATAATTACTTTAAGGTGAggttataaattttcataagaatgtattttatattattatatcttatatatatatatatatagatatatttttttttgtatttttatatgttaacaaaatattatatttattttattttgttttatttttttttacagtcTCATCCAAACCAGAAACACCTTCGAACAGACACTTTTGCTGACTTTGAGGATTTAAAAATTGCTGTTGGAAATGGAACTGCCATTGGAAAAAACTCTATTGGATTGGGAGACGATACAGATGCAAAAATTTATGGACAAGATGAAAGTACACATGGTAGGATAGATGACTATGTATATGATGAGATTAACGAGGTATATGTTCCAACTCAACTCGATCCATCATGCTAAGCACCTTCACCTGGACATAATGAACCATCAATGTTAGAGTTCGATCCAAATTTAGAAGTTCTCATGGAAAATGTTGTTCAAAGAAAGCGAACTAGAAATGAATATGAAGCAAATACTCGTTCATTTGATCAGAATGCCACTCGAGTTGATCTTCTAGAAAAACTTTCTCATGGTTTGGACTCGATTGGAAAAATTGCCACTGAAATTCGGGGTATGTATAACCTAATGGAGAAAAGGGAAAAGGCAATTAgtgaaaaggagaaaaagaatgatatttggaatgCTATTTAGGAAACTCCAAATTTAGATAACATTGGTCGCTATAAAGCACTTGCATTGATTCAGAAAATGGGAGTTAAAGATGCATTCTTGAAGATGTTACCTGAAGAGCGCTCAGAATGGATATCATTTAATATGGAATGAGtgttaaaacatatatttagctataactattttatgaaataggttttttgttttgatatatttttctctctagTTTGTTTAAGTGAATTTTTTCATTTGCTTTATTGTTCAATTTgtattgaattgaatttttcattaaagattttttttttcccttcttgatattattattttttatgacatttcatattttctaataatatttgatgTTATGTCTTAGATTAATAGAGAAAATGGAACGGGAAGAACTGGGAGAAAGAGATACataagaagatgaagaattttatgaaaccaTTAAATTAATGTTGTTGGCAATTCAAGCAATACTTGAGGTATTAGATGCACTAATGATTAGCATATGTGATGAATATATCGAACGTCCACTGGCTCGATGACCAATCACTTCTAAAGGGTATAATTATATTCATAAAGTATTGAAAGAAGATCCTTAACATTTTCGGCAACTCTATAGGATGTATCCTAATGTGTTTTTTGAAGttatgtaaaattattagagaaaaaacatatttacaGGATACAAGATTCATTTGCATTGAAGAAATGCTTGCAACATTTTTACTTATTATAGGTCAAAATTCTCGCTATCGTATGACTCGTGAAACATTTAGTCGATCACATTTCACAATGAACAAAAACTTCAACAATGTTTTGAGGGCTTTGAACACAATAGCACCAGATATGATGGTTAAACCAAAATCTACAGTGCCAAGTAAAATAAGAGAACATACAAGATTTTACCCTTACTTCAAGGTAAGTAATGAATgttttacctatttatttttttagtaataataattattgtcattattgttatagttttgttattattagtgttgtaattattattcaGAACaccttatattttatgttagttataaaatttattatttcttttaggatTGTATTGGAGCTATTGATGGCACACATATACCAGCAATAGTAAAGGGTCGTGATGTAAGTAGCTATCGTAATCGCCAtggaaaaatttcacaaaatgtaTTAGCAGCTTGTAACTTTGATTTGGAGTTCATATACGTGCTTAGTGGATGGGAGGGTTCAGCTCATGATTCAAAATTACT
Protein-coding regions in this window:
- the LOC125418638 gene encoding uncharacterized protein LOC125418638; translated protein: MVKPKSTVPSKIREHTRFYPYFKDCIGAIDGTHIPAIVKGRDVSSYRNRHGKISQNVLAACNFDLEFIYVLSGWEGSAHDSKLLHDALSRRNGLKFPIEPNDESPSSLLTQETEENNFEELLESQEQQRENANEWRTTMASNMWVDAQNARNQTNEQ
- the LOC132800670 gene encoding uncharacterized protein At2g29880-like; translation: MVDAANRGWRDNNSVFSKLTVESKILPTLNEALGCNKNYSQYQSRLKWFKTHYQTFSQLMCFNSGFGWDATTQRFTATDEIWDNYFKSHPNQKHLRTDTFADFEDLKIAVGNGTAIGKNSIGLGDDTDAKIYGQDESTHGRIDDYVYDEINENATRVDLLEKLSHGLDSIGKIATEIRDNIGRYKALALIQKMGVKDAFLKMLPEERSEWISFNME